The following is a genomic window from Mycolicibacterium sp. TY81.
TGAGTTTGGCTTGTGCGCAGGTGATTTCGCGGGCAATGCGCAGAAAGTGATCGAAGTCGCCGTCGCCGAGCGAGTGGTGGATCACCCGGCGGGAGCCTTGCACGTCAATCGACGGCGTGCCGACGATGTGCACCACCGGGACATGCTCGGCGTAACTGCCCGCGATCGCATTGGCCGCCGATAGCTCACCGACACCGAATGTGGTGATGAGCGCCGCCATGCCGCGCAGCCTGCCGTAGCCGTCGGCGGCGTACCCGGCGTTGAGTTCGTTGGCACTGCCGACCCACCGGATATCCCGGTGGGCGATCACATGGTCGAGCAGTTCCAGATTGAAATCGCCTGGCACACCGAAAATCTCGGTGACGCCCAGTTCGGCGAGCCGGTCCAGTAGGTAGTCACCGACGGTGTATTCGGGCATCCCGGCCTCCCTGGGGTCGCTGGTATGGCGATGGTAACCGTCCAGGCCCGAACACCGCCCGACAAGCACTACCATGACGGCCATGACCGTTCGTCCACATCGGCTCGTGTGGCAGGTCGCGGCAATGTCGCTGCTCGCGGCCTGCGGTTCGAACACGTCAGCGGCGCCGTCGTCGAGCACTTCGAGCGCATCGCCGCCCACGACCACGACAGCCCAGCTCCCTTCGCCGGTCCCGATCGTGCCGATGAAACCGAATGCGCGCCAGGCCAAGTGGGTCGACCTGCAGGTCGGCGACTGCCTGAGCACACCGCCGCCCACCGACCCCAGCGTCGTCGAAGTGACGCTGGTGGACTGTGCCGCCCCGCACATCGCCGAGGTGTTCCTGCGCGCCAATGTCGCGGTCAACGACGCCATCGCCGGTGTCGCCGATCAGCGGTGCACAGCGGGCCTGACGGCGTACGCCGGTCAAGACAGCCGGTACACCTCGACCTACCTGATCGACTCGAACATGGACCGCACCGGACACACGCCGCTGCCCAGCACCGTCATCTGCCTGTTGCAGTCGGCCACCGGCCTCTCGCTGAACGGCTCCGCTAAGGCTT
Proteins encoded in this region:
- a CDS encoding septum formation family protein, whose translation is MTVRPHRLVWQVAAMSLLAACGSNTSAAPSSSTSSASPPTTTTAQLPSPVPIVPMKPNARQAKWVDLQVGDCLSTPPPTDPSVVEVTLVDCAAPHIAEVFLRANVAVNDAIAGVADQRCTAGLTAYAGQDSRYTSTYLIDSNMDRTGHTPLPSTVICLLQSATGLSLNGSAKA